From Leptolyngbya sp. 'hensonii':
CAATCTCCGCTTCAATTTTTGGGTTATGTGCTTGGGAGTTATGTTGAGTTTTTTGAACGCTCTGGGATGCGGGCTTCTGGGAGTTGTGCTGTTTCGATCGTGTGATTCCAAAACCCTGCGCCATCTTAAACCTCGGGGGTGCTCCCACCACAATGCGATAGCACTGGGTGGAGAGAGGAGACAGGAGCGCTGCTCCAGGGCAGTTCAATGCTACCAAAACCAGCAGATTCATAGCTGGAGCAGTGGTAGAATTTTTGTACTGATAGAGTGGACCTGATGCCCACTGCCATATTCTGAACCTTTAAAGGATTGAGCATTCTGGTTATACCTGGATGTTCAAAACGCAGTAAAAATGCATCATGTTGACTTGTAGAGGCTGAGGGGTTGTCCAACCTCTGAAGTAGAAAGCTCTACTCGTTAGAGTAGAAGCTCTAACTCCATCATTTGTGGTTAGTGGTGGGAGTTATCATGAGGCAAAATCACTCCCTCTATATTCTGAGTATAGGAGCAAGACCTTAAATTACGAGCGGGATACGATTTTTGCCATGAATCAAACTCGAATTGCTGTAGCTGCAAGAAAAGGAGGCGTGGGCAAGACGACGATTGCCTGTGGTCTAGCTTCTGTCCTGGCAAGTAGGGGACAGAAGGTTTTGGTCATCGATCTAGATCCTCAGTCCAACGCTGCCTACGTATTGGGCACCAACCCAACGGCACCCGGAACTGCTGACTTTCTCGCCGGGGAGTCTCCGGAACCTTTAAAAGCAGCAGACGGGCTATATGTTCTACCAGGAGGTCCTGACCTGGCTGGGCATACCATCCAATCCCTTGATCCTGAGGATTTAGCGGATGCTGTGAAACCGCTCAATTATGATGTCTTGATCTTTGACTGTCCCCCAGGTGTTGAATACCTGGAGCGGTTGGGATTGGTTGCGGCAGATGTGGCGCTCGTCTGTACAGATGCTCATCCCCTGGCAGTCATCGGTGCGGGCCGGGTACTCAATGAGTTAAAACTCCGCCAGCAGAAGGGACGACGGGGTGCAAAACGGTGGGCACTTGCCCTCAGCCGGATTGACCTGCGACGCTCGATGGATCAGACCCTTGACCAGCAGTTGGCGACAGCCTACCCATCTATCAAACGGTTAATCGTACATCAAGACTCTGCCTTGGCATGGGCAGGAGCAGAGCGATCTCCGCTCATGCAGTACGATTCAAATTGTAAAGGGGCGAAAGATTTGCAGGCGATCGCGGACTGGATAATAGATGGTTAGAAAACGGGGCAATAGTGCAGCCTTATTTGCCGAAGCAACTTCTACGGCAGAGGCGATTCATGAGCAGGACCAGGCAGTAGCCGCCAGGGTTGAGCAGGAACGGGCACAAAAAACAAAGATCCCCTTTGATCAGATTAAGCTCAGAAAGCATGATACCCGCCCACTGCGTCCTGAGCATGTTGCTGACCTGGCAGAGTCGATCGCGGTATTGGGGCTGATTGAGCCGCTGGTCGTTGATTCCAAAGGAGTTTTACTCGCTGGCGCACATCGGCACGCTGCAATCCAGCTTCTTGAAGAGACGAACCCAGAAATTTACAAACAGCTATTTCCAGATAACCTGATCCAGGTTCACATGCTGACGTTTGACGCAGAGCAAGAACCTGAGTGGGCACTTCAGATCGAGCTGGCCGAAAACGAAAAACGAGTCAACTATACCCGTGACCAGATTGAACGCCTTGCCGATCGCTTACGCTCCCTAAATTATCGAGATTTCCGGGGGCGTCCGAAGGAAGGGGAGAAGGCATTGGGGCCAGCGCTGGCAGTGGCGATTGGAGTCTCCACCCGTTACGTTCGTAAGGTCTTGAGCGACCAGAAACGAGAGCTGACGGAAGAGACTGGAAAAAATAGGAACTCAGATCCTATTTTCCAAAAGTTGAAGCTGCTGAAGAAGATTGAGGCTGCTTTGGCAGAGCTGGCAGAGCTGCCAGAATCCATTCAGCCAGGTCGTTCAGAAAAGGCACTTTTGAAGACACAGGCTAATTTCCTGGCAAGTGTTACAGGAGCGATCGAGGAAATAAAAGCGACCCTCAAACCCTGAGTCAGTAAACGCCCATATTTCAACAGTGCCCTATGGGTCAAGAGCCA
This genomic window contains:
- a CDS encoding ParA family protein; amino-acid sequence: MNQTRIAVAARKGGVGKTTIACGLASVLASRGQKVLVIDLDPQSNAAYVLGTNPTAPGTADFLAGESPEPLKAADGLYVLPGGPDLAGHTIQSLDPEDLADAVKPLNYDVLIFDCPPGVEYLERLGLVAADVALVCTDAHPLAVIGAGRVLNELKLRQQKGRRGAKRWALALSRIDLRRSMDQTLDQQLATAYPSIKRLIVHQDSALAWAGAERSPLMQYDSNCKGAKDLQAIADWIIDG
- a CDS encoding ParB/RepB/Spo0J family partition protein; translated protein: MVRKRGNSAALFAEATSTAEAIHEQDQAVAARVEQERAQKTKIPFDQIKLRKHDTRPLRPEHVADLAESIAVLGLIEPLVVDSKGVLLAGAHRHAAIQLLEETNPEIYKQLFPDNLIQVHMLTFDAEQEPEWALQIELAENEKRVNYTRDQIERLADRLRSLNYRDFRGRPKEGEKALGPALAVAIGVSTRYVRKVLSDQKRELTEETGKNRNSDPIFQKLKLLKKIEAALAELAELPESIQPGRSEKALLKTQANFLASVTGAIEEIKATLKP